Proteins encoded in a region of the Paenibacillus sp. W2I17 genome:
- a CDS encoding copper amine oxidase N-terminal domain-containing protein: MELVELTQSKKNRNATQKFRVKWIRKVIALCIGLLVIGLIAVQSSAFASSGSGNSITSVLDRNDYLLDDGTLWSKGITSGVWTQNRKLIGISKSEDHSIFGWTADGQVIRWNKDNAHKPVTKQFNGVVKVYGHGWVQLQDGNLYNFDDQAKVLESIIDADSYWSNTGSDSSYSALSSSGDIYYDKYNKIRKAGNVPDGKAIATNGVYAAVLKDDGSVVIVSMLYEDDYITVANNVQSLIWWGSTHKLLTVKQDGSVWSYDRTAKYKGEQLPGLSNVSRMVYAPNLDELYAQLQDGSWATYDNGKLTPLSAPALNQVTLTASSKDANIGDTITLAVQENYSNGFKNKRAPLPEEIIVEQPQVAQIQAGGKLKVTGMGTTKVTLKIGDLASNLQLNVDSQQKLTGATLLDGNVYLPVQSVFKTLGAKIDVKGSSFEIQFGDDSITLQKGSAVARLNNKELKLKGKVQTIGGQTVFPADLLRQAAGIQVKWDAELKQAKVLVGNSSILVESKDTLALIKKKELGNLARFIGKSYWINSDTSLGQRFSKVTISDIKIEKIKYGDRSYSIIFRNAKGKTVSAYAGGAPSSVTEMLANSSLLIRIRNTIGPSPLGIKSLLEK, encoded by the coding sequence ATGGAACTTGTAGAATTGACACAAAGTAAAAAGAACAGAAATGCAACTCAGAAGTTTAGAGTGAAATGGATTAGAAAAGTGATAGCCCTATGCATTGGACTTTTAGTTATCGGTTTGATCGCAGTTCAGTCCTCCGCTTTTGCATCATCTGGATCGGGAAACTCCATCACTTCAGTTCTTGACCGAAATGATTATTTGCTGGACGATGGTACACTTTGGTCTAAAGGGATCACAAGTGGAGTATGGACACAAAATCGAAAACTGATTGGTATTTCAAAATCAGAAGACCATTCCATCTTTGGGTGGACTGCCGATGGCCAAGTGATTCGGTGGAATAAGGACAATGCGCATAAACCAGTAACGAAACAATTCAATGGCGTTGTGAAAGTTTATGGCCATGGATGGGTCCAGCTTCAGGATGGAAACCTTTATAATTTTGATGATCAGGCTAAGGTTTTGGAATCGATTATCGATGCGGATTCTTATTGGAGTAATACTGGAAGCGATTCTTCTTATAGCGCACTATCTTCATCAGGAGATATATATTATGACAAATACAACAAAATACGTAAAGCTGGAAATGTACCTGATGGTAAAGCAATTGCAACGAATGGTGTTTACGCAGCAGTGTTAAAAGATGATGGCTCGGTAGTGATCGTAAGTATGCTGTATGAGGATGACTACATCACGGTTGCGAATAATGTGCAATCTTTGATTTGGTGGGGGAGTACGCATAAGCTGCTCACGGTGAAACAGGATGGAAGCGTCTGGAGCTACGATCGAACTGCCAAATATAAGGGCGAGCAACTGCCTGGTTTAAGTAACGTATCGCGGATGGTGTATGCGCCTAATCTGGATGAGCTATATGCACAGTTACAAGATGGATCATGGGCTACATATGATAATGGAAAGTTAACTCCTCTATCAGCTCCTGCGTTAAATCAAGTGACACTTACGGCATCTTCCAAGGACGCTAATATTGGGGATACGATCACGCTTGCTGTTCAGGAGAATTATAGTAATGGTTTCAAAAACAAGCGTGCGCCATTGCCTGAAGAAATTATAGTGGAGCAGCCCCAAGTTGCACAGATTCAGGCAGGAGGCAAACTGAAGGTTACGGGCATGGGAACAACCAAAGTAACTTTGAAGATAGGTGATTTGGCCTCAAATCTTCAACTGAACGTTGATTCACAGCAAAAGTTAACAGGCGCCACATTGTTGGATGGAAATGTATACTTGCCAGTACAGTCGGTGTTCAAAACTTTGGGAGCCAAAATTGATGTGAAAGGCTCATCTTTTGAAATTCAATTTGGAGATGACAGTATTACTTTGCAAAAGGGAAGCGCTGTTGCGCGATTAAACAACAAAGAGCTGAAGTTAAAAGGGAAAGTACAAACCATTGGAGGACAGACGGTATTTCCTGCGGACTTGTTAAGACAGGCTGCGGGTATTCAAGTTAAATGGGATGCAGAATTGAAGCAGGCCAAAGTTCTGGTTGGAAATTCTTCTATTCTGGTGGAATCGAAGGATACACTTGCACTGATCAAGAAAAAAGAGTTGGGGAATCTTGCTCGCTTCATTGGCAAGTCCTACTGGATCAACAGTGATACGAGTTTAGGGCAACGTTTCAGTAAAGTGACCATATCAGATATCAAAATTGAGAAGATTAAATACGGTGATCGAAGTTACTCTATTATCTTCCGTAATGCAAAAGGAAAAACCGTTTCTGCCTACGCAGGAGGTGCACCTTCCAGTGTGACGGAGATGCTTGCCAATTCTTCTCTTCTGATCCGTATAAGAAATACAATTGGTCCAAGTCCACTTGGAATAAAATCATTGCTGGAGAAGTAG
- a CDS encoding RNA polymerase sigma factor, with protein MVEPELIRAAQSGDRDALITLLREIEQHVYRTAYYILNNEQDALDAAQEALIRIYTKINSYEEKAQFKTWVQRIVTNICIDKFRRTKPSVSIDEHDMVFQDNQDVEYEVMSTYVAQDIQDAINKLPEHHRTVIVLRYLQDLSYNEIADCLDLPLNTVKSYLFRARQQLQNLLQEYQKGGVTG; from the coding sequence GTGGTAGAGCCGGAACTCATCAGAGCCGCTCAATCGGGCGATCGCGACGCTCTAATTACCCTATTGCGGGAGATTGAACAACATGTCTATCGGACCGCATATTACATTCTAAATAATGAACAGGACGCTTTGGATGCTGCGCAGGAAGCGTTGATCCGAATTTACACCAAAATCAATTCATACGAAGAAAAGGCCCAATTCAAAACATGGGTACAACGCATCGTCACGAACATCTGTATTGATAAATTCAGAAGAACCAAGCCGTCTGTCTCCATTGACGAACATGACATGGTTTTTCAGGATAATCAGGATGTGGAGTACGAGGTCATGTCTACATATGTGGCCCAAGACATTCAGGATGCGATCAACAAGCTTCCCGAGCATCATCGTACCGTTATTGTTCTAAGATATTTGCAGGACTTATCCTACAATGAAATTGCGGATTGTCTCGATCTTCCGTTGAATACGGTGAAATCTTATTTATTTAGAGCCAGACAGCAATTACAGAATCTACTACAGGAATATCAGAAAGGTGGTGTGACAGGATGA
- a CDS encoding zf-HC2 domain-containing protein — protein MKCEEVVEWMHRYLDHDLGEAETAQMLQHVAKCPECAENFSLLRALSRELEELPQVSPKFSLVDAIMPQLDAIDEARKEQSSTIQEMNPVPAAFENLQRSSERKTKQKWLNSMAGRMSVGAAAAAVVLGFAIWGYQPEQIENADSMLMSSGASQESGNVDENPLSKNIENYDPATSSQPSSNDVFVDQSNVSPTKPDNQGVETIPEENGGDEVQEPEVQSDPTPKRPATESTPAPNKGTQDNSSKTPPTDNQNNQVQNQDSEQRIQGSGDSPKSSADGEENGLTETENGDAKSFTSQDTTPNMTEDAPVEGNTVPDSSAGADASGGNKGFAAGPDQGMATTAAPKEWKSPDGSYVVMLIGDQISIYSKPADEPDVLNLVEQRSIEGTLKSASWSKDGTLFNYETDKDGTTAKNSFNVPAVSGGAPAK, from the coding sequence ATGAAATGCGAAGAGGTGGTGGAATGGATGCACCGCTATCTGGATCATGATCTGGGCGAGGCGGAAACCGCGCAGATGCTACAGCATGTGGCGAAGTGTCCGGAGTGCGCCGAGAATTTTAGTTTACTCAGAGCTCTTTCCAGAGAACTGGAAGAATTACCGCAAGTAAGCCCGAAATTTAGTCTGGTTGATGCAATTATGCCACAGCTTGATGCCATTGACGAAGCGCGGAAGGAACAAAGTAGCACCATACAGGAAATGAATCCTGTCCCCGCTGCATTTGAGAATCTACAACGTTCAAGTGAGCGGAAAACGAAGCAAAAATGGCTTAACTCGATGGCAGGACGTATGTCCGTGGGTGCAGCGGCTGCGGCAGTTGTATTGGGATTCGCCATCTGGGGATATCAGCCTGAACAGATTGAGAATGCCGATTCCATGCTGATGAGCTCTGGAGCTTCTCAAGAGAGCGGCAATGTGGATGAAAATCCATTAAGCAAGAATATTGAAAATTATGATCCTGCCACTTCGTCCCAACCAAGCAGCAACGATGTGTTTGTGGATCAATCGAATGTTTCACCAACTAAACCAGATAACCAAGGCGTAGAAACAATTCCTGAAGAGAACGGTGGAGATGAGGTACAGGAGCCTGAAGTTCAGTCAGATCCGACACCTAAACGACCAGCTACCGAATCAACGCCTGCTCCGAATAAAGGAACTCAGGATAATTCGTCTAAAACTCCTCCGACCGATAATCAGAATAATCAGGTTCAGAACCAAGATTCTGAGCAGAGAATTCAGGGATCAGGAGATTCTCCTAAATCTTCTGCAGATGGGGAAGAGAATGGACTAACAGAAACGGAAAATGGAGATGCGAAATCCTTCACTTCTCAGGATACAACACCTAATATGACTGAAGATGCTCCGGTTGAAGGTAACACTGTACCTGATTCCAGTGCAGGTGCAGACGCTTCTGGAGGAAACAAAGGATTCGCAGCAGGACCGGATCAGGGAATGGCTACAACAGCAGCACCGAAAGAATGGAAATCACCTGACGGCTCTTATGTAGTTATGCTTATTGGTGATCAAATCAGCATATACTCCAAACCTGCCGACGAACCGGATGTACTAAATTTGGTTGAACAACGCAGCATAGAGGGGACACTGAAGTCAGCGAGTTGGTCGAAGGATGGTACCCTATTTAATTACGAAACGGACAAGGACGGAACAACAGCGAAGAACTCGTTTAATGTACCTGCTGTTTCAGGTGGAGCTCCTGCGAAATAA
- the holA gene encoding DNA polymerase III subunit delta, translating to MDVKSATKAIRNGETAPIYVLYGTEKYQIQQFTDMLKEQVIEEEHRDFAIIPYDLSETAVEVVIEEAETVPFLVPRKLIIVRDASLFTAGKESKIEHQVDRLLTYMENPADYSTIVFLAQGDKLDERKKLVKAVKKQAVVLAFAPLSGEELLNWIVKLAKQRDVSLETGAAETLISYAGTGLQTLSAEVDKLCLFAGNGGTIKRADIESLVARSTEQNVFSLVEELANLRLEKALALFYELLKQREEPIKIAALIARQFRIMIQVKELGQQSYSQQQIASQLGLHPYAVKIAGEQARKFQPERLRMILSHLSELDYQMKTGAVDKVLGLELFLLRLGA from the coding sequence ATGGATGTAAAAAGTGCAACAAAGGCAATACGTAATGGAGAAACGGCACCGATATATGTGCTGTACGGAACGGAGAAGTACCAGATACAGCAATTTACGGATATGTTAAAAGAACAGGTTATTGAAGAAGAACATCGTGATTTTGCGATTATTCCATATGATTTGTCTGAAACGGCTGTGGAGGTCGTTATTGAAGAAGCAGAGACTGTACCTTTTCTGGTTCCACGCAAATTAATAATTGTAAGAGACGCGAGCTTGTTCACCGCAGGTAAAGAATCCAAGATTGAACATCAGGTTGATCGTCTGCTTACATATATGGAAAATCCGGCAGATTACAGTACGATTGTTTTCCTGGCCCAAGGGGATAAGCTGGATGAGCGTAAGAAACTGGTGAAAGCTGTCAAGAAACAGGCAGTAGTTCTTGCTTTTGCTCCACTCAGTGGAGAAGAGTTATTGAATTGGATAGTGAAACTTGCGAAGCAGCGGGATGTTTCCTTGGAGACGGGAGCGGCGGAAACGTTGATCAGCTATGCAGGAACAGGTCTTCAGACCCTGTCCGCTGAAGTAGACAAGTTATGTTTGTTTGCGGGTAATGGGGGGACAATCAAACGTGCTGATATCGAGTCACTGGTTGCCCGTAGTACAGAGCAGAATGTATTTTCGCTGGTGGAAGAACTCGCTAATTTGCGACTGGAGAAAGCGTTGGCTCTTTTCTATGAGTTGCTGAAGCAGCGGGAAGAACCGATTAAAATTGCGGCTTTAATCGCACGTCAGTTTCGGATCATGATCCAGGTGAAAGAGTTGGGCCAACAAAGTTACTCCCAGCAGCAGATTGCCAGTCAGCTTGGTTTGCATCCGTATGCTGTTAAGATTGCGGGTGAGCAAGCTCGGAAATTTCAGCCGGAACGTCTGAGAATGATTCTGAGTCACCTCAGCGAACTGGATTACCAGATGAAAACAGGAGCGGTGGATAAAGTACTTGGTCTGGAGCTGTTCTTATTGAGACTTGGTGCATGA
- the rpsT gene encoding 30S ribosomal protein S20: MPNIKSAVKRVKTSDKRRALNASQKSALRTAVKAADAALVSNEVDTAKAAIQAASKKLDKAVTKGLVHKNAAARKKSRLAKKLNALSAQA, encoded by the coding sequence ATGCCAAACATCAAATCCGCTGTTAAACGCGTAAAAACGAGCGACAAGCGCCGCGCACTCAACGCTTCCCAGAAGTCTGCACTCCGTACAGCTGTTAAAGCTGCTGATGCTGCTCTGGTAAGTAACGAAGTTGATACTGCAAAAGCTGCGATTCAAGCTGCTTCCAAAAAGCTGGACAAGGCTGTAACTAAAGGTCTGGTTCATAAAAATGCTGCAGCACGCAAAAAGTCTCGCTTGGCGAAAAAACTGAACGCTCTTTCCGCACAAGCGTAA